A stretch of Leptolyngbya sp. 'hensonii' DNA encodes these proteins:
- a CDS encoding helix-turn-helix domain-containing protein, with amino-acid sequence MLNQVQPYSLDLRQKIVDAYLEGNTSQRQIAIQFRVAYSFVRKLIKQHRETGEIVPKQRTVQTPTKLSVEQLE; translated from the coding sequence ATGCTCAATCAAGTGCAACCATACTCACTAGATCTTAGACAGAAAATTGTTGATGCATATCTTGAAGGGAATACGTCGCAACGTCAAATCGCTATACAATTTCGAGTTGCTTATAGTTTCGTGCGAAAGTTAATCAAACAACATCGGGAAACAGGTGAGATTGTCCCCAAACAACGAACTGTGCAAACACCGACCAAACTAAGTGTTGAGCAACTGGAGA